From the genome of Cygnus olor isolate bCygOlo1 chromosome 29, bCygOlo1.pri.v2, whole genome shotgun sequence:
ACGACACACACctcagctgaaaagcagccaggcttctgcaaagcagaggcCACGTATTTTAGGCATCCCCAGAGAGGATGAAGGGGGTTCAGGGGATTTTCTGGCCTCTCTCTGACCGCTGCTCCGTGTTGCCACCCGAACAGATCAGACCCCGACCCCGACTCGGTTCCTGAAGAACTGCGAAGAAGTGGGACTCTTCAATGAGCTGGCCAGCTCCTTTGAGCACGAGTTCAAGAAAGCCGCGGAGGATGACGAGAAAAAGGCAAGAGGCGAAGGCCGCCACCGCTGCCCTAAAACCGAGCCGTGCAGTATTTCGGGGCTGgggggatggagctggtctGATGGAAGGCATATGGCGCAGCACGGTCTCGGATTTAATATGC
Proteins encoded in this window:
- the ATF7 gene encoding cyclic AMP-dependent transcription factor ATF-7 isoform X2 → MGDDRPFVCNAPGCGQRFTNEDHLAVHKHKHEMTLKFGPARTDSVIIADQTPTPTRFLKNCEEVGLFNELASSFEHEFKKAAEDDEKKARGEGRHRCPKTEPCSISGLGGWSWSDGRHMAQHGLGFNMLAHAGLYFFNSGDFGWQACNPRPG
- the ATF7 gene encoding cyclic AMP-dependent transcription factor ATF-7 isoform X3 codes for the protein MVAADLGKGSSSLAQRFTNEDHLAVHKHKHEMTLKFGPARTDSVIIADQTPTPTRFLKNCEEVGLFNELASSFEHEFKKAAEDDEKKARGEGRHRCPKTEPCSISGLGGWSWSDGRHMAQHGLGFNMLAHAGLYFFNSGDFGWQACNPRPG